The following are from one region of the Gloeomargarita sp. SKYB120 genome:
- a CDS encoding aldo/keto reductase produces MNIPQVPLGKSDVKITPLIIGTWQAGKRGWVGIDDREIVAAIQTALERGITTIDTAEIYGDGYSEELVGQAIKPYRDQAVIATKVFANHLAYDQVLQACDNSRKRLGVDVIDLYQIHWPSGSWKSPVVPIAETMRALVKLKDEGKIRAIGVSNFSLAQLQEAQQYGPIDSVQPPYSLFWRVIEKELLPYCVKQGLTVLAYSPLAQGLLTGKFTRNHQFPPDDVRAKNRLFQGELYQRAQAALERLRPIAESYHISLGNLALAWVLHQPQTCAIVGVRNREQVLGNLGALHVRLRPETLAELDEISRPVNELIPPGAILWNF; encoded by the coding sequence GTGAATATCCCGCAGGTTCCCCTGGGCAAAAGCGACGTGAAAATTACCCCGCTTATTATCGGCACCTGGCAAGCGGGGAAACGGGGTTGGGTGGGGATTGACGACCGGGAAATCGTTGCGGCGATTCAAACGGCCCTGGAGCGGGGCATTACCACCATCGACACCGCGGAAATTTACGGAGACGGCTACAGCGAGGAACTGGTGGGCCAGGCAATCAAACCTTACCGTGACCAGGCGGTGATTGCCACCAAGGTGTTCGCTAACCACTTGGCCTACGACCAGGTGTTGCAGGCTTGTGACAACTCCCGCAAGCGTCTGGGGGTGGACGTAATCGATCTCTACCAAATTCACTGGCCGAGTGGGTCCTGGAAAAGTCCGGTGGTGCCCATCGCAGAGACCATGCGCGCCCTTGTGAAACTGAAGGACGAGGGCAAAATCCGGGCAATTGGAGTGTCAAATTTTTCGCTGGCGCAGCTCCAGGAAGCCCAACAGTACGGCCCGATTGACAGCGTGCAACCACCTTACTCCCTGTTTTGGCGGGTCATCGAGAAGGAACTTTTGCCCTACTGCGTCAAACAGGGGCTGACGGTGCTGGCCTACTCGCCTTTAGCCCAGGGATTGCTCACCGGCAAGTTCACCCGGAATCACCAATTTCCCCCCGACGACGTGCGGGCCAAAAACCGCCTGTTTCAAGGGGAATTGTACCAGCGGGCGCAGGCGGCCCTCGAACGGTTGCGGCCCATTGCCGAGTCCTACCACATTTCCCTGGGAAATCTGGCGCTGGCCTGGGTCCTGCACCAGCCCCAGACCTGTGCGATTGTGGGGGTGCGCAACCGGGAACAGGTGCTGGGGAACCTGGGTGCCTTGCACGTGCGCCTGCGACCAGAAACCCTCGCCGAATTGGATGAAATCAGCCGCCCGGTTAATGAACTGATTCCACCGGGGGCCATCCTGTGGAATTTCTAG
- a CDS encoding NAD(P)(+) transhydrogenase (Re/Si-specific) subunit beta, with the protein MDLRAVLPTGIELTYLLAVSLFIVGIKRLSSPATARLGNRWAALGMLLAVVATLFQQGVVHYGHILVGLLVGSLVGTWLAYRVEMTAMPQMVGLLNGLGGGASVLIAAGEFWRSVLSETALDKPALVSTVLGVLIGAVTFTGSLVAFAKLQGWMTGQPVVLPGQRWLTAGLVTGMLAAGVVLWVTPLHLGAFSALLSLASVLGVLFVLPVGGADMPVVISLLNAFSGLAAAATGFIVLNDALVVSGALVGASGLILTQIMCKAMNRPLANVLFGALTAPQAQGSLAGAAVKGTIRRTDEEETAMMLAYARSVVIVPGYGMAVAQAQHVLRELADALERRGVAVKYAIHPVAGRMPGHMNVLLAEANVPYTQLYDMEAINPEFEHTDVVLVVGANDVVNPAARHDKNSPIYGMPILEVDKARRTVVIKRSMNPGYSGIENELFYKDRTAMLFGNAREVLTRLLDEVKQLA; encoded by the coding sequence ATGGACCTGCGTGCGGTGCTGCCGACAGGCATTGAATTGACCTACCTGTTGGCCGTTTCCCTGTTCATTGTGGGGATTAAGCGGTTGAGTTCACCAGCAACGGCCCGCTTGGGCAATCGCTGGGCGGCTTTGGGAATGCTGCTGGCGGTGGTGGCCACGTTGTTCCAGCAGGGGGTTGTCCACTACGGCCACATCCTGGTGGGATTGCTGGTTGGGTCGCTCGTGGGCACGTGGCTAGCCTACCGCGTGGAAATGACTGCTATGCCCCAGATGGTGGGGTTACTGAACGGGTTGGGCGGCGGCGCATCGGTGTTGATTGCCGCTGGTGAGTTCTGGCGCAGTGTGCTGTCTGAAACGGCCCTGGACAAGCCCGCCCTGGTCTCCACCGTGCTAGGGGTTTTGATCGGCGCTGTGACGTTTACTGGGAGCCTAGTCGCCTTTGCCAAGTTGCAGGGATGGATGACGGGTCAGCCGGTGGTGTTGCCAGGTCAACGCTGGCTCACGGCGGGTCTGGTGACGGGGATGCTGGCGGCTGGGGTTGTGCTGTGGGTTACGCCGCTGCATCTGGGGGCCTTTAGCGCGCTCCTATCTTTGGCGTCGGTGCTAGGGGTGCTGTTCGTCCTGCCGGTGGGGGGCGCCGACATGCCAGTGGTGATTTCCCTGTTGAATGCGTTTTCGGGTCTGGCAGCGGCGGCAACCGGGTTTATCGTACTCAATGACGCGCTGGTGGTTTCGGGAGCGCTGGTGGGCGCCTCTGGCCTGATTCTGACTCAAATCATGTGCAAAGCCATGAACCGCCCTCTGGCCAATGTCCTGTTCGGCGCGTTGACGGCTCCTCAGGCCCAAGGGTCCCTGGCGGGGGCGGCGGTCAAGGGCACTATCCGGCGCACGGATGAGGAGGAAACCGCGATGATGCTGGCCTACGCCCGTTCGGTGGTGATTGTGCCAGGCTATGGCATGGCGGTGGCCCAAGCCCAACACGTCCTGCGGGAATTGGCCGATGCCCTGGAACGGCGGGGGGTGGCGGTGAAATACGCGATTCATCCGGTGGCGGGCCGGATGCCAGGGCACATGAACGTCCTGCTAGCCGAGGCCAACGTCCCCTACACCCAGCTCTACGACATGGAGGCAATCAACCCCGAATTTGAACACACGGACGTAGTGCTGGTGGTGGGCGCCAACGACGTGGTGAATCCGGCGGCCCGCCATGACAAAAACAGCCCCATTTACGGGATGCCGATTCTAGAGGTGGATAAGGCGCGTCGGACGGTGGTGATCAAGCGCAGCATGAATCCTGGGTATTCTGGGATCGAAAACGAGTTGTTCTACAAAGACCGCACGGCCATGCTATTCGGGAATGCGCGGGAAGTGTTGACTCGCCTACTGGATGAGGTCAAGCAGTTGGCCTAG
- a CDS encoding homocysteine biosynthesis protein has protein sequence MTQRTIAEINAKIQARQAVVWTAAELKARVREWGVARCTREVDVITTGTFEPMEASGAVLNLGQTDPPIKLQRCWLDGVPAYTGFGAVDLVIGASQPSEIEGSERGGGHVIADLIAGQAVTLKATGYATDCYPRASLETRIRKDTINQFYLYNPRNLYQNFIVGVNGGDRTLYTYLGPLLPQLGNAVYACGGALSPLLNDPDLRCVGIGTRIFLGGGVGYIAWEGTQHFPLQKRLPNRVPIGPAATVALIGDAHQMDPRWVRGCFFKHYGPSLYLGVGVPFPVLDEQVIEACAVQDEDIVVPVVDFAIPRRVRPTFGLVTYAQLKSGRITINGTSVRTAPLVSISWSLEVAEILKRWIEQGTFTLTEPVAPLPKDRAFLPQDGLD, from the coding sequence ATGACCCAGCGCACCATCGCCGAGATCAACGCCAAAATCCAGGCACGCCAGGCGGTGGTCTGGACAGCGGCGGAGCTCAAGGCGCGGGTTCGCGAGTGGGGGGTGGCCCGTTGCACCCGCGAGGTGGACGTCATTACTACGGGGACCTTTGAGCCGATGGAGGCCTCAGGAGCCGTTTTGAACCTGGGGCAGACCGATCCCCCCATCAAACTCCAGCGCTGCTGGCTAGACGGCGTTCCCGCCTACACGGGGTTTGGCGCGGTAGACCTGGTCATCGGGGCGTCCCAACCTTCGGAAATCGAAGGCAGCGAACGGGGCGGCGGTCATGTCATTGCCGATTTGATTGCAGGGCAAGCTGTGACCCTAAAGGCAACAGGCTACGCCACCGACTGTTACCCCCGCGCCAGCTTGGAGACCCGCATCCGCAAGGACACCATCAACCAGTTTTACCTCTACAACCCCCGCAACCTGTACCAGAACTTCATTGTGGGGGTCAATGGCGGCGATCGGACGCTCTACACCTATCTCGGGCCGTTGCTGCCGCAGTTGGGCAATGCGGTCTACGCCTGTGGGGGCGCGCTCTCGCCCCTGTTGAACGACCCGGATTTGCGGTGTGTGGGCATCGGCACCCGGATTTTCCTAGGCGGCGGGGTGGGGTACATCGCCTGGGAGGGTACCCAGCATTTCCCGCTGCAGAAACGGTTGCCCAATCGTGTCCCTATCGGCCCAGCCGCTACAGTTGCTCTCATTGGGGACGCCCACCAGATGGACCCGCGCTGGGTGCGGGGATGTTTTTTCAAGCACTACGGCCCGTCGTTGTACCTGGGAGTGGGGGTGCCGTTTCCGGTCCTGGATGAGCAAGTCATTGAGGCCTGTGCCGTTCAGGATGAGGATATTGTGGTGCCGGTGGTGGATTTTGCGATTCCCCGGCGGGTGCGGCCCACCTTTGGGTTGGTGACTTACGCCCAGCTCAAATCCGGTCGGATTACGATTAATGGGACGTCGGTTCGCACGGCGCCCCTGGTCAGTATTTCCTGGTCGCTGGAAGTCGCAGAAATTCTCAAACGTTGGATTGAGCAGGGCACGTTTACCCTAACGGAACCCGTTGCGCCCCTGCCCAAAGACCGCGCGTTTTTGCCCCAGGACGGTTTGGATTAA
- the hemB gene encoding porphobilinogen synthase: MELTHRPRRLRRNPAIRRLVQETVLTTGDLIYPMFVMEGEGEPVPIPSMPGCFRYPLPRLVQEVKTVAELGIPGIALFPVIPEAKKDDQGSESFNPDGLVQRTVRAIKTVVPDILVFTDVALDPFTTHGHDGLVDDQGRILNDETVEVLVKMALSQAAAGADFVAPSDMMDGRVGAIRRALDQAGYTQVGILAYSAKYASAYYGPFRDALDSAPKFGDKKTYQMDPANAREALKEIDLDTIEGADIVMVKPALAYLDVVYRVKQHTHLPVAAYNVSGEYAMVKAAAQQGWIEEKKVVLETLTAMKRAGADMILTYHAVDVARWLRGMH, translated from the coding sequence ATGGAGTTAACCCATCGTCCCCGGCGGCTACGGCGTAATCCAGCGATTCGACGGCTCGTGCAGGAAACCGTACTAACCACGGGTGATTTGATTTACCCCATGTTTGTGATGGAAGGGGAGGGGGAGCCGGTGCCCATTCCTTCAATGCCGGGGTGTTTCCGCTATCCCTTGCCGCGTTTGGTGCAAGAAGTGAAAACGGTGGCCGAGTTGGGTATCCCTGGTATCGCCCTGTTTCCCGTGATTCCCGAAGCCAAAAAGGATGACCAAGGCAGTGAAAGTTTCAATCCTGATGGATTGGTGCAGCGCACTGTGCGGGCCATCAAGACGGTAGTGCCGGATATACTGGTCTTCACAGATGTGGCGCTTGACCCGTTTACCACCCACGGCCACGACGGATTAGTGGACGACCAAGGGCGCATCTTGAACGATGAAACCGTAGAAGTTTTAGTGAAAATGGCCCTTTCCCAAGCGGCTGCGGGTGCCGATTTTGTCGCCCCATCGGACATGATGGACGGGCGAGTTGGCGCGATTCGACGTGCCCTCGACCAAGCGGGTTACACCCAAGTAGGCATTCTGGCTTATTCTGCCAAGTACGCCTCCGCTTACTACGGCCCGTTTCGCGATGCGTTGGACTCGGCCCCCAAGTTTGGCGATAAAAAGACCTACCAGATGGACCCCGCCAACGCCCGGGAAGCGCTCAAGGAGATTGACCTGGATACCATTGAAGGGGCAGACATTGTCATGGTCAAACCGGCGCTGGCTTATTTGGATGTGGTGTACCGGGTGAAACAGCATACCCACTTGCCAGTAGCGGCCTACAACGTGTCAGGCGAATACGCGATGGTGAAAGCAGCAGCCCAGCAAGGGTGGATTGAGGAGAAAAAAGTGGTGTTGGAAACCTTGACGGCGATGAAACGGGCCGGTGCGGACATGATTCTGACCTATCATGCGGTGGATGTTGCCCGTTGGTTGCGGGGTATGCACTAA
- a CDS encoding TRC40/GET3/ArsA family transport-energizing ATPase, whose amino-acid sequence MRLLLMTGKGGVGKTSVAAATGLRCAELGYRTLVLSTDPAHSLADSLDQPLDHEPRQICPNLWGAELDALQELELNWGAVKRYVTEVLQARGLDGVQAEELAVLPGMDEIFALVRVKRHYDEGVYDVLIIDSAPTGTALRLLSIPEVAGWYMRRFYKPLQGMAKVLTPVFEPIFKRVMGFSLPDQKVMDAPYEFYEQIEQLERVLTDNTVTSVRLVTNPEKMVIKESLRAHAYLSLYNVATDLVVINRVLPSTVQDPFFQTWLASQARYRQEIRDSFHPLPVKEVPLYPEELCGLAALERLKNTLYPDDEDPTQIYYQEQTIRVSETPQGYWLELYLPGVPKAQIQLTKTGDELNIRIGNHRRNLVLPQALAGLQPRKASLENDYLKIEFPTAEGVTV is encoded by the coding sequence ATGCGGCTGTTGTTGATGACGGGCAAAGGGGGCGTGGGTAAAACGTCGGTCGCAGCGGCGACCGGTTTGCGCTGCGCGGAACTGGGCTACCGGACTTTGGTGCTGAGCACCGACCCTGCCCATTCCCTGGCCGACAGTCTAGACCAGCCTTTGGACCACGAACCCCGCCAAATTTGCCCGAACCTGTGGGGTGCAGAACTGGACGCGCTGCAGGAACTGGAACTGAACTGGGGCGCGGTCAAACGCTACGTCACGGAGGTGTTGCAGGCGCGGGGTCTCGACGGGGTGCAGGCGGAGGAACTGGCCGTTCTCCCTGGCATGGACGAGATTTTTGCCCTGGTGCGGGTGAAACGCCACTACGACGAGGGCGTCTATGATGTGCTGATTATTGATTCGGCCCCCACCGGTACGGCGCTGCGGCTGCTGAGCATTCCCGAGGTGGCCGGGTGGTACATGCGGCGCTTCTACAAGCCCCTGCAGGGGATGGCCAAGGTACTCACCCCTGTGTTTGAACCGATTTTTAAGCGGGTGATGGGGTTTTCTCTGCCCGACCAGAAGGTGATGGACGCCCCCTACGAGTTCTACGAGCAGATTGAGCAGTTGGAGCGGGTTCTCACCGACAACACCGTCACTTCGGTGCGCCTGGTAACCAACCCCGAAAAGATGGTGATCAAGGAATCCCTGCGGGCGCACGCTTACCTGAGCCTGTACAACGTGGCGACGGATTTAGTGGTGATCAACCGCGTGTTGCCCTCGACTGTCCAAGACCCCTTTTTCCAAACATGGCTGGCCAGTCAAGCTCGGTACCGCCAGGAAATTCGCGACAGTTTTCATCCCCTGCCCGTCAAGGAGGTGCCCCTGTATCCCGAGGAACTCTGCGGGCTGGCGGCCCTAGAGCGCCTGAAAAACACCCTCTATCCCGACGACGAAGACCCTACCCAAATCTACTACCAGGAACAGACGATACGGGTGAGCGAAACGCCCCAGGGCTACTGGCTGGAACTCTACCTGCCAGGCGTGCCCAAAGCGCAAATTCAATTGACGAAAACCGGGGATGAATTGAACATCCGCATCGGCAATCACCGCCGCAACCTGGTACTGCCCCAGGCGCTGGCCGGTCTGCAACCCCGCAAGGCCAGTTTGGAAAATGATTATCTGAAGATTGAATTTCCGACGGCGGAGGGGGTGACGGTGTGA
- a CDS encoding DUF488 domain-containing protein, with the protein MQPLFTIGHSHHSLEQFIALLQRHNITAVADVRSAPYSRRFPQFNRQILEKALPQSEIHYVFLGKELGARPANPACYVEGKALYEKIAATPEFQQGIQRLLKGAKTHRIALMCAEKDPLYCHRAILVCPHLVPYNLEIAHIHSDGSLEYHEELEERLLRLYNRSDRLPEGQLSLFGNQPNRAERLKEAYHRQGLKIAYVEGENHRPNETLYSGVHR; encoded by the coding sequence ATGCAACCGTTATTCACCATAGGTCATTCCCATCACTCGCTGGAGCAATTCATCGCCCTGCTGCAACGACATAACATCACTGCGGTGGCAGATGTGCGTTCGGCGCCCTACAGCCGGCGGTTTCCCCAGTTCAATCGCCAGATATTAGAAAAAGCGCTCCCCCAATCAGAAATTCATTACGTCTTTTTGGGCAAAGAATTGGGGGCGCGACCAGCCAATCCCGCCTGTTACGTTGAGGGCAAAGCCCTGTATGAAAAAATTGCGGCGACGCCCGAGTTTCAACAGGGGATTCAACGGTTGCTCAAGGGGGCCAAAACCCATCGCATTGCCTTGATGTGCGCCGAAAAAGACCCCCTGTATTGCCATCGCGCCATTTTGGTCTGTCCCCATCTTGTCCCCTACAACCTGGAAATCGCCCATATCCACAGCGATGGTTCACTGGAATATCACGAGGAATTGGAGGAACGCCTACTCCGACTCTATAACCGGTCGGACCGCCTGCCAGAGGGACAATTGTCCTTGTTTGGGAACCAACCGAATCGCGCTGAACGGTTGAAGGAGGCCTATCATCGCCAGGGATTAAAAATTGCCTACGTTGAGGGGGAAAACCATCGTCCAAATGAAACTCTTTACAGTGGGGTTCACCGGTAA
- a CDS encoding DUF760 domain-containing protein — MPMPDMAEPRTNGLWEYVQSLSPEVVEQLSRPSTPEARQVMERNIIGLLGQLPAEHFHVQITVDRESLGRLLASAMISGYFLRNVEQRYALEHSLQESNPS, encoded by the coding sequence ATGCCTATGCCCGACATGGCCGAACCTCGTACAAACGGTCTGTGGGAGTACGTCCAATCCCTCTCACCTGAGGTCGTCGAACAACTCTCTCGTCCCAGCACCCCCGAAGCCCGCCAGGTGATGGAACGCAATATTATTGGCTTGTTGGGGCAACTACCGGCGGAGCATTTTCACGTGCAAATTACGGTGGATCGGGAGAGCTTAGGGCGACTGCTGGCCTCGGCAATGATTAGCGGTTATTTCCTGCGCAACGTTGAACAACGCTATGCCCTAGAGCATTCCCTTCAGGAATCCAACCCCTCTTGA
- a CDS encoding peroxiredoxin has protein sequence MAVLERVPDVVFKTRVRDESLGGPNPFRWQDLTTQDIFGGKKVVLFALPGAFTPTCSSNHLPRYEELYDEFRALGIDAVICLSVNDAFVMYQWGKQLGIKKVFLLPDGSGEFTRKMGMLVRKDNLGFGMRSWRYSMYVNDGVIEKMFIEPHFSDDCPIDPFEVSDADTMLNYLQSVLSPVSTGTVST, from the coding sequence ATGGCAGTTCTGGAGCGGGTCCCAGATGTCGTGTTCAAGACGCGCGTACGCGATGAGTCCCTTGGCGGTCCCAATCCGTTTCGCTGGCAGGATTTAACAACCCAAGATATTTTTGGCGGGAAGAAAGTGGTTTTGTTTGCCTTGCCAGGCGCTTTCACACCGACCTGCTCCAGTAACCACCTACCTCGCTACGAAGAGCTCTATGACGAGTTTCGGGCGCTGGGGATTGATGCGGTCATTTGCCTATCGGTTAATGATGCCTTTGTCATGTATCAATGGGGCAAGCAACTGGGGATCAAAAAAGTGTTTTTACTGCCCGATGGTTCTGGGGAATTTACTCGCAAAATGGGGATGCTCGTCCGCAAAGATAATCTGGGGTTTGGGATGCGTTCCTGGCGCTACTCCATGTATGTTAATGATGGGGTCATTGAAAAGATGTTTATTGAACCCCACTTCAGTGACGATTGCCCGATTGACCCCTTTGAAGTGTCTGATGCTGACACCATGCTCAACTACCTGCAGTCAGTTCTTTCTCCCGTGTCTACAGGTACCGTGTCAACCTAA
- a CDS encoding heme oxygenase (biliverdin-producing), translating to MSSQLALALREGTKKAHTMAENVGFVRCFLKGVVEKESYRKLVANFYFVYGALEAAMARHREHPVVGPIYFPELVRQPALEKDLAFYYGPQWREEIQLSPAGQTYVQRIEEVAQTQPELLVAHAYTRYLGDLSGGQLLKKIAQNALNLGEEGVAFYRFERIPDEKAFKAHYRRTLDSLPVDKDMVNAIVQEANHAFGLNMRMFRELEGSLIKAIGVMLYNALTRGRQRGSTEDDLAPATE from the coding sequence ATGAGTAGTCAATTGGCGTTGGCCCTGCGGGAAGGCACCAAAAAGGCCCACACCATGGCGGAAAACGTCGGCTTTGTCCGGTGTTTTCTCAAGGGTGTGGTGGAAAAAGAGTCCTATCGCAAACTGGTGGCGAATTTTTATTTCGTGTACGGGGCGTTGGAAGCGGCCATGGCCCGGCATCGGGAGCATCCGGTGGTGGGCCCAATCTATTTCCCCGAACTGGTGCGGCAACCGGCGCTGGAAAAAGACCTGGCGTTTTACTACGGCCCCCAGTGGCGCGAGGAAATCCAACTGTCCCCCGCCGGTCAAACCTACGTGCAGCGGATCGAGGAGGTCGCTCAGACCCAGCCAGAACTGCTGGTGGCCCATGCCTACACGCGCTACCTGGGGGACTTATCCGGCGGCCAGCTCCTGAAAAAAATCGCCCAAAACGCCCTGAACTTGGGGGAAGAGGGAGTCGCTTTTTACCGGTTTGAGCGCATCCCGGACGAAAAAGCGTTCAAGGCCCATTACCGGCGCACCCTCGACAGCCTGCCGGTGGACAAGGACATGGTCAACGCCATCGTCCAGGAGGCCAACCACGCCTTTGGCCTGAACATGCGGATGTTCCGCGAACTGGAGGGGAGTCTCATCAAGGCCATCGGCGTCATGCTCTACAACGCCTTGACGCGAGGACGGCAACGGGGAAGCACCGAGGACGACCTGGCCCCGGCGACTGAATGA
- a CDS encoding ribonuclease III family protein — protein sequence MVPLGSHRQRQLHRLLQRLGVDPQGLQWDWLDQALTHPSFDLHRNYEALEFVGDGVLRLLAADFLWQHYPGQPVGEYTALRSVLVSNRLLRRIAEHYGLAEVVLVGRGLEPSGLWLADVLEAVAGAIYLSKRALAVLYPVFYPHWRPEAERVRQDPARWNYKNALQEWTQAHYHSLPIYQTESLAGTPERFLARVYVQEQLVGVGQGNSIKAAQQEAARVAWGVLTGESADGSPNCN from the coding sequence ATGGTTCCCTTGGGTTCGCACCGTCAACGGCAACTGCACCGGCTGCTCCAGCGGCTGGGCGTGGACCCCCAGGGTCTCCAGTGGGATTGGCTGGACCAGGCCCTGACCCACCCTAGCTTTGACCTGCACCGGAACTACGAAGCCCTGGAGTTCGTCGGAGACGGGGTGTTGCGGTTGCTGGCGGCAGATTTTCTGTGGCAGCATTACCCTGGCCAGCCGGTGGGGGAATACACGGCCCTGCGCTCAGTGCTGGTGAGTAACCGCCTGTTGCGGCGTATTGCCGAACACTACGGCCTGGCGGAGGTGGTGCTGGTGGGTCGCGGGTTGGAACCGTCGGGGCTATGGCTGGCGGACGTCCTAGAGGCGGTGGCCGGCGCGATTTACTTGAGCAAGCGGGCGCTTGCCGTCTTGTACCCCGTGTTTTATCCCCACTGGCGACCGGAAGCCGAACGGGTGCGCCAAGACCCCGCCCGCTGGAACTACAAAAACGCCCTGCAGGAGTGGACCCAGGCCCATTACCACAGCTTGCCCATCTACCAGACCGAATCCCTAGCGGGGACGCCGGAGCGATTCCTGGCCCGCGTCTACGTGCAGGAGCAACTGGTGGGCGTCGGCCAGGGCAACTCCATCAAAGCGGCGCAGCAGGAAGCAGCACGGGTGGCGTGGGGTGTCTTAACCGGCGAGTCCGCCGATGGCTCACCGAATTGCAACTGA
- a CDS encoding NAD(P) transhydrogenase subunit alpha, which yields MVSPFVSAVFVFVLAAFAGFEVINKVPPTLHTPLMSGSNAISGIAVVGAILLAGHAEDGLSAALGILAVALATVNVVGGFLVTDRMLQMFKK from the coding sequence ATGGTTTCTCCCTTTGTTTCGGCGGTGTTTGTCTTTGTCCTGGCGGCGTTTGCTGGGTTTGAGGTCATCAACAAGGTTCCCCCGACGCTGCATACCCCCTTGATGTCGGGGTCGAATGCGATTTCCGGAATTGCAGTGGTAGGGGCTATCCTGCTGGCGGGTCATGCGGAGGATGGGTTGAGCGCCGCTCTGGGCATCCTAGCCGTTGCCCTGGCGACCGTGAATGTGGTGGGGGGGTTCCTTGTGACGGACCGGATGTTGCAGATGTTCAAGAAATAG
- the def gene encoding peptide deformylase: MGTRTILQCGHPLLHQPAQPVMDVGVPEVQTLAQELVQICQEAKGVGLAAPQVGVPWQIMVVASRPNPRYPHAPQMEPLVMLNPEIVAMGGEPVWDWEGCLSVPNQRGLVARAPWIQVRYVNVQGETVTQEFTDFVARIVQHEYDHLQGRLFLDRQPQQLLSEAAYQAQVLNA; the protein is encoded by the coding sequence ATGGGGACACGAACGATTCTCCAGTGCGGTCACCCGCTGCTGCACCAGCCCGCTCAACCAGTAATGGACGTGGGCGTCCCCGAAGTCCAGACCCTGGCCCAGGAGCTGGTGCAAATTTGTCAGGAGGCCAAGGGCGTCGGGTTGGCGGCCCCCCAGGTGGGCGTGCCCTGGCAAATCATGGTTGTCGCGTCGCGTCCAAATCCCCGCTACCCCCATGCGCCTCAGATGGAGCCGCTTGTCATGCTCAACCCTGAAATTGTGGCGATGGGCGGTGAACCGGTGTGGGATTGGGAAGGGTGCCTGAGCGTCCCGAATCAACGGGGGCTGGTGGCGCGGGCGCCTTGGATACAGGTGCGGTATGTCAACGTCCAAGGCGAGACGGTCACCCAGGAATTCACCGACTTCGTGGCCCGCATTGTTCAGCATGAGTACGACCATCTGCAGGGGCGCTTGTTCCTAGACCGCCAGCCGCAGCAGCTCTTGAGCGAAGCAGCCTATCAAGCCCAAGTTCTGAACGCCTGA
- a CDS encoding LON peptidase substrate-binding domain-containing protein: protein MSSLRELPVFPLPEVVLFPGCPLPLHIFEYRYRMMMASILETDKRFGVLMWNPQEGRPVTIGCCAEVLRYERLPDDRMLILTLGQQRFQVLKYLREKPFRVALVEWIEDQPPTEDLQPLADEVRQLLYDVVQLSAKLTDQDVSLPERYPTLPREFSYWVASNFQGAPLEQQALLEMQDTASRLRRESEILASTRSHLAARTALKDVFKDKMEPNL, encoded by the coding sequence ATGTCCAGCCTGCGTGAACTGCCGGTGTTTCCGTTGCCAGAGGTCGTCCTGTTCCCCGGTTGTCCTCTGCCGCTGCACATCTTTGAATACCGTTACCGGATGATGATGGCTTCCATCCTGGAAACGGATAAGCGATTTGGCGTGTTAATGTGGAACCCCCAGGAAGGACGGCCAGTAACCATCGGTTGCTGTGCTGAAGTGTTGCGTTACGAGCGACTCCCCGACGACCGGATGCTGATTCTCACCCTGGGGCAGCAGCGGTTTCAGGTGTTGAAATACCTGCGGGAAAAACCCTTTCGGGTGGCGCTGGTGGAATGGATTGAAGACCAACCACCAACCGAAGATTTGCAGCCCCTGGCGGATGAAGTCAGACAACTCCTGTACGATGTCGTGCAACTGTCCGCCAAACTAACCGATCAAGATGTCAGTCTGCCGGAGCGGTACCCCACGCTACCCCGTGAATTTTCCTACTGGGTGGCTAGTAACTTTCAAGGAGCGCCGCTGGAACAACAAGCCCTCTTAGAAATGCAGGATACGGCCAGTCGTTTGCGTCGAGAATCGGAAATTTTAGCGTCCACTCGCAGTCATCTGGCTGCCCGCACGGCCCTCAAAGACGTATTCAAAGACAAGATGGAACCCAACTTGTGA